CAAAAATAGCCAAAAACAGGGCTCTTTCAATATCAAAAGCAGTCTATGCCTCTCCAATTAACAATTGCTTTAAGATAACTTCACCCATTCCATCAGCATTCGGAAAAAAGTGTCCTGCACCTGCTAACTCATGGTAGTTAATCCATGGAAGTTTATCAGCAATATAGCGTTGAAGGGTAACTGGGACAAGCCTATCTTCATCCCCCTGCCATAGATGTACGGACCCTTCATTGTTAGGAAAAAGGTTCTTCAGATCCATTGGATCAAACTCCCAATTCCCAAATCCAATCATCATGGACCGATGAAGCGACTCAAATTCTCCTTGTTGCCTGGCATAATGCTGCATGGAAATTTTTTAAACATGGAATGAATATAACACCCACTTCAGCTCCAACATCCTAGTTAGTGACAATTAAGTTGCCATACTCATATGTCAGTTAGTAAAACACCACAACAAAACTGTTTAAACAGCAGCTCCAGCTTAACAAGTTCAATGCTGTGAAGTTTGGACATGTGGATATGCAGCAATGGTCAATTTACTAACTTACTATAAATAGATTTACTAACACTCGCTAACCACAAAACGAAACTTAAACTACCAACATGTGTTCAGTGTAGAGCTACTACtaatctatttaaaaaaaatcaggtTTTTTTGGGGAAGTACCTTGTATTTTTCTTTCTCTGGATCAGTTGAGAGCTTATTCTTCATAATTTCTAGATCTTGAGCAGAAAAATTTTCAGGATTTCTAGCTATAACGCTGGATGCAGGGAACAATTTCTGAGTATTCCACCAATAGGTTAGCCATGGCGCATAATGAGCAACACGTAGTGCCCATTGATCCCCCACTGGTTGTTGGTAATAGGCTTTTCTAGACAAATTGGCAGGAAATGATGGCCACCAATAGTTAATTACTGGAGCCATTAATACTGCTCCTGCAAGCCTGTTAGCAACTAATTTCAAACAAATTCTAAAACCCGAGGAATTAAGATGATATAGAAAAAGATACATGGAAGCTACAAGAACTAATTAGTTGACTGAAACATTAGTCAATATCATCTTGCTAGTTATATGGATGAAAAACAACCCAAGAAAGATGAAGAAACTGACTGACCAAACACAAGCCAAGTAGGTCGATGCAGTTTTATTCCCTCTATCAATTCAATTGAATCCCAAAAACGCTCTCATTCAGCTACATATTCACCCAACCCGACCTGAAGATTATCAATACAATATTTCTTTTACAGGTTCATATAATACATGCCTTAATCAGATTAGCCACTCAGAACCTTGCATACAACTTCACCCAATATGTAGATTTATTTTCCTCTCCCTCTCAAAGCAACTCAGTTTTGCAAGGAAATTTCTCAAATGGAAAGTTCCTTATATTACTGTTAGAAACCTGTTATTATCAATTGCTAATTCATTATTCTGAAGCTCACCATCCAGAATATAAATGTTGAAAACCTCTACACCATCCAGCTTTTCACAACAGATCATTTTGGCTATTCCTTAGTCCTTACCTGCTAGGAATATATTTGAGACATCCCCAGATAGCCTGGCCGCCCATTGAATTACCAATTACATAGAATTTGGATCCAAGTCCCAGCTGATCACCAAGTTCTTCAATATCCAAAGCCAAACTCTTTACTGTCCGATTAGGATGTGGGTCACTTTCTCCATAGCCTGGTTTGTCAAATCCCACTACGTACACCCCTAGTTCTTGAATAAATTCCTGAGAAGATAAGTCCACCTTGAAAGTCAACCCTTACAACATTTGTAGATAATAGATAATGTACAGGGTAGTTTACCAATACTACAAAATCTTTCAATTCTTAGCACATTTGATCATACAATTTTGATGAGTCACTTATGATCACCATTGATTAGGAGTTCTACTTGTATTATCCTGTGGTGGTTGATGATTACTAACCAAATTATCGTTAAAAGAAACTAACTTCAAAATAAATAATCTTTCCCTTTGGACCTGGCTaccaaatacttttttttttttgcttaccTTCATTTATATTGCT
This genomic interval from Humulus lupulus chromosome 8, drHumLupu1.1, whole genome shotgun sequence contains the following:
- the LOC133797769 gene encoding uncharacterized protein LOC133797769 isoform X1, whose amino-acid sequence is MIKMYSSKFFGGSPCLFRISVAHNHEAGMLKRINVPVLSIQSLSRAYVTICPPPSKICGSPGGPPITAPRIKLRDGRHLAYKEYGMPREDAKHKIIFVHGFTSSRHDAVVAKTISPEFIQELGVYVVGFDKPGYGESDPHPNRTVKSLALDIEELGDQLGLGSKFYVIGNSMGGQAIWGCLKYIPSRLAGAVLMAPVINYWWPSFPANLSRKAYYQQPVGDQWALRVAHYAPWLTYWWNTQKLFPASSVIARNPENFSAQDLEIMKNKLSTDPEKEKYKHYARQQGEFESLHRSMMIGFGNWEFDPMDLKNLFPNNEGSVHLWQGDEDRLVPVTLQRYIADKLPWINYHELAGAGHFFPNADGMGEVILKQLLIGEA
- the LOC133797769 gene encoding uncharacterized protein LOC133797769 isoform X2 is translated as MIKMYSSKFFGGSPCLFRISVAHNHEAGMLKRINVPVLSIQSLSRAYVTICPPPSKICGSPGGPPITAPRIKLRDGRHLAYKEYGMPREDAKHKIIFVHGFTSSRHDAVVAKTISPEFIQELGVYVVGFDKPGYGESDPHPNRTVKSLALDIEELGDQLGLGSKFYVIGNSMGGQAIWGCLKYIPSRKAYYQQPVGDQWALRVAHYAPWLTYWWNTQKLFPASSVIARNPENFSAQDLEIMKNKLSTDPEKEKYKHYARQQGEFESLHRSMMIGFGNWEFDPMDLKNLFPNNEGSVHLWQGDEDRLVPVTLQRYIADKLPWINYHELAGAGHFFPNADGMGEVILKQLLIGEA